One window from the genome of Pedobacter schmidteae encodes:
- the ruvA gene encoding Holliday junction branch migration protein RuvA, with product MFEYIDGKLAFKCPTYIVVEAGGVGYHLNISLNTYSSLANTERCKIYTWLHVKEDAHTLYGFADEGERRLFLHLISVSGIGPNTGRMMLSSITPVEIQTAIVNADLALIQRIKGIGAKSAQRLVLELQDKLKKEGSGSLISAPLNNTVREEALSALMMLGFAKPASEKAIDNAVKVSGQDLSVEQMIKIALKNL from the coding sequence ATGTTTGAATATATTGATGGTAAGCTAGCATTTAAATGCCCTACTTATATTGTTGTGGAGGCTGGTGGCGTTGGCTATCATCTGAATATATCTTTAAATACTTATAGTAGCCTGGCTAATACCGAAAGGTGTAAGATTTATACCTGGCTGCACGTAAAAGAAGATGCGCATACCCTTTATGGCTTTGCCGATGAAGGGGAGCGCAGGCTTTTTTTACATTTAATTTCTGTATCCGGGATAGGTCCGAATACGGGGCGGATGATGTTGTCATCCATCACGCCTGTTGAAATTCAAACTGCCATTGTGAATGCCGATCTGGCACTCATCCAAAGAATTAAAGGGATAGGTGCTAAATCTGCACAGCGACTGGTGCTTGAATTGCAGGATAAATTGAAAAAAGAGGGCTCGGGATCATTAATTTCGGCTCCTTTAAACAATACAGTAAGAGAAGAGGCTTTGTCGGCATTAATGATGCTGGGCTTTGCGAAACCTGCTTCTGAAAAGGCAATAGACAATGCGGTGAAAGTTAGTGGACAAGATTTGTCTGTTGAACAAATGATAAAAATCGCATTGAAGAATTTATAA
- a CDS encoding lytic transglycosylase domain-containing protein, whose product MKIMVRLVSACFLAVTGLSAAAQQQQKLAITDTTYVPVVDETPTFHNHNYVYKARLDSIQKMVPLSYNEFVQNYIDIYAGRKDMMGKMLGLSNYYFPIFEKALKSYNIPEEIKYLPIIESSMNPHAVSRVGATGLWQFMFATAKDYGLNMDNFVDERKDPIQASYAAAAYFRDAYEALGDWLLAIAAYNCGMGNVNRAIAKADSRDFWEIRRFLPMETRNYVPAFIAAVYVMNYSGNHQIKAQKSPFFKNTDTIQVNRFVSLPSLAEALGTDVDELWSLNPSYKKKIVNGTELSPKRVILPKVSLASFAKVYQLLNEEDLEVDRQIVLASNDGRAKRKPGATKAVGTKGSVIYHKVSAGQNLSIIADKYNVEVQDLKVWNNLKGSSIVPGQRLKIYHALEGKRSASPMRG is encoded by the coding sequence ATGAAGATCATGGTACGCCTTGTGTCTGCGTGTTTTTTAGCCGTAACCGGGCTATCTGCCGCTGCACAACAACAGCAAAAGTTGGCGATAACAGATACGACTTATGTCCCTGTTGTAGATGAAACCCCTACCTTTCATAACCATAATTATGTTTATAAAGCCCGGTTGGATTCGATTCAAAAAATGGTGCCACTTAGTTACAACGAATTTGTTCAGAACTATATAGATATTTACGCAGGGCGCAAAGACATGATGGGAAAAATGCTTGGTCTTTCAAATTATTATTTCCCGATTTTTGAAAAGGCTCTTAAAAGTTATAATATTCCCGAAGAGATTAAATACCTCCCTATCATCGAATCTTCGATGAATCCACATGCGGTTTCCCGCGTGGGGGCCACAGGCTTATGGCAGTTTATGTTTGCTACAGCTAAGGACTATGGGTTGAATATGGATAATTTTGTGGATGAACGCAAAGATCCCATTCAGGCCAGCTATGCTGCTGCGGCGTATTTCAGAGATGCTTATGAGGCGCTGGGCGATTGGCTGCTGGCAATTGCGGCCTATAATTGTGGTATGGGAAATGTGAATCGTGCCATTGCAAAAGCCGACTCAAGGGATTTTTGGGAAATCAGAAGATTTCTCCCAATGGAAACCCGTAATTATGTGCCGGCGTTTATTGCTGCCGTATATGTGATGAATTATTCGGGCAATCATCAGATTAAAGCCCAGAAGTCACCATTTTTTAAAAATACAGATACCATTCAGGTAAACCGTTTTGTTTCTCTTCCTTCTCTTGCCGAGGCTTTGGGGACGGATGTTGACGAGTTGTGGAGCCTTAATCCATCTTATAAAAAGAAAATCGTAAACGGTACGGAACTTTCGCCCAAGCGGGTAATCCTGCCCAAGGTTAGCCTGGCTAGTTTTGCTAAGGTATATCAATTGTTAAATGAGGAAGACCTGGAAGTAGACAGACAAATAGTGCTGGCGTCTAATGATGGAAGAGCTAAACGCAAGCCAGGCGCGACCAAAGCAGTCGGCACCAAAGGTTCGGTGATTTATCATAAGGTTAGTGCAGGGCAAAACCTAAGTATTATAGCAGATAAATATAATGTAGAGGTACAGGATCTGAAAGTCTGGAACAACTTAAAGGGATCATCTATTGTTCCGGGACAGCGGCTAAAGATTTATCATGCACTTGAAGGAAAACGTAGCGCCAGTCCGATGAGAGGTTAA
- a CDS encoding NADP-dependent malic enzyme produces MSKINRKQDALDYHSQGRPGKIQVIPTKPTNSQRDLALAYSPGVAEPCLRIAENTEDVYKYTAKGNLVAVISNGTAVLGLGNIGAEAGKPVMEGKGLLFKIFADIDVFDLELDTTNVDDFVKIVKALEPTFGGVNLEDIKAPECFEIERRLKEEMNIPVMHDDQHGTAIISAAALLNACELQKKKMDKIKIVVNGAGAAAISCSRLYVSLGAKKENIVMCDRSGVIRDNRENLDAIKAEFATSRKLDTLEEAMKDSDVFIGLSSADCVTEEMLKSMAKNPIVFAMANPNPEIAYELAIKSRKDIIMATGRSDYPNQVNNVLGFPYIFRGALDVRATAINEEMKIAAVRAIAELAKKSVPEAVNMAYNEKNIKFGKEYIIPKPMDSRLMTNVSAAVAKAAIESGVARKVITDWDAYEEELKHRLGMDDAIMRAITNKAKSDPKRVVFAEADHYKILKAAQIVKDENIAIPILLGNKEVIEKIIEESALDLEGVTIIDPFKEPELMQKYGQFLYEKRQRRGLTLFEATKLMRDRNYFGASMVEFGEADAMISGLTRNYVSTIKPALQVIGTAPGVNRVAGMYMMMTKKGPVFFGDTTVNVDPTAEELVDLTLLLERSVSKFNIQPRIALLSYSNFGSNEGVIPEKVRKAVKILHEQHPHIVVDGEMQGNFAINHELLKDNFPFSRLVDGPANTLIFPNLESGNIAYKLLQELGEAEAIGPILLGLNKPVHIVQLGSSVREIVNMVTLAVLDVQGKEQETSAKKGGLLKRIAKK; encoded by the coding sequence ATGAGTAAGATTAATAGGAAGCAGGACGCATTAGATTACCACTCGCAAGGGCGGCCAGGGAAAATTCAGGTTATACCTACCAAACCAACAAACTCCCAAAGGGATCTGGCGCTTGCTTATTCACCTGGTGTTGCAGAGCCTTGTTTAAGAATAGCCGAAAATACAGAAGACGTATATAAGTATACAGCCAAGGGCAACCTGGTGGCTGTAATTAGTAATGGTACAGCAGTTTTAGGACTGGGAAATATTGGTGCTGAAGCCGGAAAACCGGTAATGGAAGGTAAAGGCCTGCTGTTTAAAATATTTGCCGATATTGATGTTTTTGACCTGGAGCTGGACACCACCAATGTGGATGATTTTGTTAAAATTGTGAAAGCCCTGGAGCCTACTTTTGGTGGCGTCAATTTAGAAGATATTAAAGCCCCCGAGTGTTTTGAGATAGAACGTCGTTTGAAAGAGGAAATGAATATTCCGGTAATGCACGACGATCAGCATGGTACAGCTATTATTTCTGCTGCGGCCTTGTTAAATGCTTGCGAACTGCAGAAAAAGAAAATGGACAAAATTAAGATCGTGGTAAATGGAGCCGGTGCTGCGGCCATTTCCTGTTCACGTTTGTATGTTTCTTTGGGTGCAAAAAAAGAAAATATTGTGATGTGCGACCGCTCGGGCGTCATCAGAGATAACAGGGAAAATCTGGATGCCATTAAGGCTGAGTTTGCTACTTCCAGAAAATTGGATACTCTTGAAGAAGCTATGAAAGATTCTGACGTGTTTATCGGTTTGTCGTCGGCAGATTGTGTAACGGAAGAAATGTTAAAATCAATGGCCAAAAATCCAATTGTATTTGCTATGGCAAATCCTAACCCGGAAATTGCCTATGAACTGGCTATCAAATCCAGAAAAGACATTATCATGGCTACCGGACGGTCAGATTATCCTAACCAGGTAAACAATGTTTTGGGCTTCCCCTACATTTTTAGAGGAGCGCTTGACGTAAGAGCTACTGCAATTAATGAAGAGATGAAGATTGCGGCGGTAAGGGCAATTGCTGAACTGGCAAAAAAATCAGTTCCTGAGGCTGTAAATATGGCCTATAATGAAAAAAATATAAAATTTGGTAAGGAATACATCATTCCGAAACCGATGGATAGCAGGTTGATGACAAATGTATCAGCCGCTGTAGCCAAGGCTGCTATTGAGTCGGGTGTGGCGCGTAAGGTGATTACCGACTGGGATGCCTATGAAGAGGAATTGAAGCACAGATTAGGAATGGATGATGCCATTATGCGTGCAATTACCAATAAGGCTAAATCTGATCCTAAGCGGGTGGTTTTTGCTGAGGCAGATCATTATAAGATTTTAAAAGCTGCCCAGATTGTTAAGGATGAGAACATTGCCATCCCTATCTTATTGGGAAATAAAGAGGTGATTGAAAAGATCATTGAAGAAAGTGCCCTGGATTTGGAAGGGGTGACCATCATTGATCCATTTAAAGAGCCCGAATTGATGCAGAAATACGGTCAGTTCCTGTATGAAAAAAGGCAAAGAAGAGGCCTGACTTTGTTTGAAGCAACTAAATTGATGCGCGACAGGAACTACTTTGGTGCATCGATGGTTGAATTTGGTGAGGCAGATGCCATGATCTCGGGATTAACCCGGAATTATGTGTCCACCATTAAACCTGCTTTACAGGTAATTGGTACGGCTCCAGGTGTAAACCGGGTGGCTGGTATGTACATGATGATGACCAAAAAAGGCCCTGTGTTTTTTGGTGATACAACAGTTAATGTAGATCCTACGGCAGAAGAGTTGGTTGATTTGACCTTACTTCTGGAACGATCGGTAAGCAAATTCAATATCCAGCCACGTATTGCTTTGCTCTCTTATTCTAATTTCGGTTCTAATGAAGGCGTGATTCCGGAAAAAGTAAGAAAAGCAGTGAAGATATTGCATGAGCAACACCCTCATATCGTAGTTGATGGTGAAATGCAGGGCAATTTTGCCATCAACCATGAATTATTAAAAGATAATTTCCCTTTTAGCAGACTGGTTGACGGGCCGGCAAACACGCTGATTTTCCCTAACCTGGAATCTGGCAATATTGCTTATAAGCTTTTGCAGGAATTGGGCGAAGCAGAGGCAATTGGGCCAATTTTATTAGGCTTAAACAAACCTGTTCATATTGTTCAACTTGGAAGTTCGGTAAGAGAGATTGTAAATATGGTTACCTTAGCTGTTTTGGATGTTCAGGGTAAAGAGCAGGAAACAAGTGCTAAAAAGGGCGGTTTGTTAAAAAGAATAGCAAAAAAATAG